A section of the Cryobacterium soli genome encodes:
- a CDS encoding LamB/YcsF family protein produces MSFIDLNSDLGEGFGRWSLGDDLEMLGIVTSANIACGFHAGDPLVIRETVLGARDAGVSIGAHVGYRDLAGFGRRNMDVSSAELISDVIYQIGALQGIARAAGTTVTYVKPHGALYNTIVHDARQAQDVVTAIREIDPALAILGLPGSEVLRAAEAAGLRSVTEAFADRAYTPAGTLVSRKEAGSVLHDAALVAARMVQLATEGTLTAIDGSTIAVAADSICVHGDSPGATELARQVRAALTEAAIDITAFAPRSGAERAS; encoded by the coding sequence ATGAGCTTCATCGACCTGAACAGCGACCTCGGCGAAGGCTTCGGCCGGTGGAGCCTCGGCGACGACCTGGAGATGCTCGGCATCGTCACCAGCGCGAACATCGCCTGCGGTTTCCACGCCGGCGACCCGCTGGTGATCCGGGAGACCGTGCTCGGAGCACGGGATGCCGGGGTGTCGATCGGCGCGCACGTGGGCTACCGGGACCTGGCCGGGTTCGGCCGGCGCAACATGGACGTTTCCAGCGCCGAGCTGATCTCCGATGTGATCTACCAGATCGGTGCGCTGCAGGGCATCGCCCGGGCGGCCGGCACCACGGTCACCTACGTGAAGCCGCACGGCGCCCTCTACAACACGATCGTGCACGACGCGCGACAGGCCCAGGATGTGGTGACGGCGATCCGCGAGATCGACCCGGCCCTGGCCATCCTGGGCCTGCCCGGCTCTGAGGTGTTGCGGGCGGCGGAGGCGGCGGGCCTCCGCAGCGTGACCGAGGCGTTCGCCGACCGGGCCTACACGCCGGCCGGCACCCTGGTGTCGCGGAAGGAAGCCGGTTCGGTGCTGCACGACGCCGCGCTCGTGGCCGCGCGGATGGTGCAGCTGGCCACCGAGGGCACCCTGACCGCCATCGACGGCAGCACCATCGCCGTGGCGGCGGACTCGATCTGCGTGCACGGCGACAGCCCGGGCGCCACCGAGCTGGCCCGGCAGGTGCGGGCCGCCCTCACCGAGGCCGCCATCGACATCACCGCCTTCGCCCCACGGTCGGGCGCCGAGCGAGCCTCCTAG
- a CDS encoding urea amidolyase family protein: MSTTMRFLPVRDDALLIELDDLPTTLALFDSLSSDPIDGTGELIPGARTLLVFFRPSAVSPAQIVRAVRARDLGGRVAGEGALIEIPVTYDGEDLDEVAGLLGIGAAEVVRLHTVADYAVGFTGFAPGFAYLSGGHPALDVPRRSSPRTRIPAGSVALAGTFSGVYPRESPGGWQLIGTTTARMWDLSRDRPALLLPGDRVRFVDVAGGGRATATVSGTTGAGDLASAAPTHTSTAAADHALEILDPGMLTLLQDLGRPGYASMGVSSSGALDPVSLRTANRLVGNDSGAATLETTFGGLRLRARGELVLAVTGAPVLLSIRTPADAGSNPAADATERDAGDAASGSLDEMRSRPAPFGTPFALGAGEELSVGRPAAGLRSYLAVRGGFDLEPVLGSLSTDVLAGLGPAPVTAGTVLPVGTAARGLAAVALPDGGTADPVGSALGAGPDSAPTEVVLDVVLGPRTDWFSADAIDVLTGQSWLVSSRSNRVGLRLEGESLTRVVDAELPSEGTVSGAIQIPPNGQPVLFLADHPLTGGYPVIGSVATHHLPLAGQLPPGARIRFNPVGPFTDYSVTDHSAELPEVTA, encoded by the coding sequence GTGAGCACCACCATGCGGTTCCTCCCCGTGCGCGATGACGCGCTGCTGATCGAGCTCGACGACCTGCCGACCACCCTGGCGCTGTTCGACTCGCTCAGCAGCGACCCCATCGACGGTACCGGCGAGCTGATCCCGGGCGCCCGCACGCTGCTGGTGTTCTTCCGGCCCAGCGCCGTGAGCCCGGCGCAGATCGTGCGGGCGGTGCGCGCGCGCGACCTGGGCGGGCGGGTCGCGGGGGAGGGCGCGCTCATCGAGATCCCGGTGACCTACGACGGCGAGGACCTCGACGAGGTCGCCGGGCTGCTCGGAATCGGCGCAGCCGAGGTGGTGCGGCTGCACACGGTGGCGGACTACGCCGTGGGGTTCACCGGCTTCGCCCCGGGCTTCGCGTACCTCTCCGGCGGCCACCCGGCCCTGGACGTGCCGCGCCGCAGCTCCCCGCGCACCCGCATCCCCGCCGGATCGGTGGCCCTCGCGGGCACCTTCAGCGGCGTCTACCCGCGCGAGAGCCCGGGCGGCTGGCAGCTCATCGGCACCACCACCGCACGGATGTGGGACCTGTCGCGCGACCGCCCCGCCCTGCTGCTGCCCGGCGACCGGGTGCGCTTCGTGGACGTGGCCGGTGGCGGCCGCGCCACTGCGACGGTCTCCGGCACGACGGGAGCAGGGGACCTGGCCTCGGCCGCGCCAACGCACACTTCCACGGCCGCGGCCGACCACGCTCTGGAGATCCTCGACCCAGGGATGCTCACCCTGCTGCAGGACCTCGGCCGCCCCGGCTACGCGAGCATGGGCGTCTCCAGCTCCGGCGCCCTCGACCCGGTGTCGCTGCGCACGGCCAACCGGCTGGTCGGCAACGACAGCGGGGCGGCCACCCTCGAGACGACCTTCGGCGGGCTTCGGCTGCGGGCCCGAGGCGAACTGGTTCTCGCCGTCACCGGGGCGCCCGTGCTGCTGAGCATCCGCACGCCTGCCGATGCTGGGAGCAACCCCGCCGCTGATGCCACCGAGCGTGACGCCGGCGATGCCGCCTCAGGCTCCCTCGACGAGATGCGCAGCCGCCCCGCCCCGTTCGGCACCCCGTTCGCGCTCGGCGCGGGCGAGGAACTCAGCGTGGGCCGCCCGGCAGCCGGGCTCCGCAGCTACCTCGCCGTGCGCGGCGGCTTCGACCTGGAGCCCGTGCTCGGCAGTCTCTCCACCGATGTCCTGGCCGGGCTCGGCCCGGCGCCGGTCACGGCCGGAACGGTCCTCCCCGTCGGCACTGCCGCGCGCGGCCTCGCCGCGGTCGCCCTGCCCGACGGTGGCACGGCCGACCCGGTCGGCAGCGCGCTCGGTGCCGGGCCCGACAGCGCACCCACGGAGGTGGTGCTCGACGTGGTGTTGGGCCCCCGCACCGACTGGTTCTCCGCCGACGCCATCGACGTTCTGACCGGGCAGAGCTGGCTGGTCAGCTCCCGGTCCAACCGAGTGGGACTCCGCCTGGAAGGCGAGTCGCTCACGCGCGTCGTCGACGCCGAGCTGCCCAGCGAGGGGACCGTCTCCGGGGCGATCCAGATCCCGCCGAACGGCCAGCCCGTGCTGTTCCTCGCGGATCACCCGCTCACCGGCGGCTACCCCGTGATCGGGTCGGTCGCCACCCACCACCTGCCGCTCGCCGGCCAGCTGCCGCCGGGCGCGCGCATCCGGTTCAACCCGGTCGGCCCATTCACCGATTACTCCGTCACCGACCACTCAGCCGAACTCCCCGAGGTCACAGCATGA
- a CDS encoding acetyl/propionyl/methylcrotonyl-CoA carboxylase subunit alpha yields the protein MKKVLIANRGEIAVRIIRACADRGLATVAVYADSDADAVHVRLADEAWGLDGDSPAATYLDAEKLIALAMQSGADAVHPGYGFLSESADFARRVIEAGLTWIGPSPEAIDLLGDKIAARQLAASVGAPLVAGTPDPVATAAEAVAFAEEHGLPIVIKAAFGGGGRGMRVARSLDEVAEQFDAAVREAVTAFGRGECFVEQFLDAPRHVEVQVLSDSHGNVVVLGTRDCSLQRRNQKLVEEAPAPFLTDEQRDRLHSSAAAICAAAHYRGVATVEYLLSVDGTISFLEVNTRLQVEHPVTEETTGVDIVAEQLRIAEGLPLSVQATPAPTGHSIEFRINAEDAARGFLPTPGLLTRFEPPTGPGIRVDSGVETGTLVSGRFDSMMAKLIVTGPTREIAIRRARRALDEFVLEGVASVLPFHRAVLRDDDFAGGEALNVHTQWIETTFAERIPADTLRPEPVEPGVTSSWIEIDGRRHTLRMPAGTAPAALPLAALAGAGAPVRDAADTAAASVAGLVAPMAGTLITWLIGDGTAVAEGDPVVVMEAMKMETTIVATGPGTLRHRSAPGDFLAAGEQLATLD from the coding sequence ATGAAGAAAGTCCTGATCGCCAACCGCGGCGAAATCGCCGTGCGCATCATCCGCGCCTGCGCCGACCGGGGCCTGGCCACCGTGGCCGTCTACGCCGACAGTGACGCCGATGCCGTGCACGTGCGCCTCGCCGACGAGGCCTGGGGTCTGGACGGCGACAGCCCGGCGGCGACCTACCTCGACGCCGAGAAACTCATCGCCCTGGCCATGCAGAGCGGCGCCGACGCCGTGCACCCCGGCTACGGATTCCTCTCGGAGAGCGCCGACTTCGCCCGCCGGGTGATCGAGGCCGGTCTCACCTGGATCGGCCCGAGCCCAGAGGCCATCGACCTGCTCGGCGACAAGATCGCCGCGCGCCAGCTGGCCGCCAGCGTGGGCGCACCGCTCGTGGCCGGCACCCCAGACCCGGTGGCCACCGCGGCCGAGGCCGTCGCCTTTGCCGAGGAGCACGGTCTGCCCATCGTGATCAAGGCGGCCTTCGGCGGCGGCGGCCGCGGAATGCGCGTGGCCCGTAGCCTCGACGAGGTCGCCGAACAGTTCGACGCCGCCGTGCGTGAGGCCGTCACCGCGTTCGGCCGCGGCGAGTGCTTCGTCGAACAGTTCCTCGACGCGCCCCGGCACGTGGAGGTTCAGGTGCTCAGCGACAGCCACGGCAACGTCGTGGTGCTCGGCACCCGGGACTGCTCGCTGCAGCGCCGCAACCAGAAGCTCGTGGAGGAGGCCCCGGCGCCGTTCCTCACCGACGAGCAGCGGGACCGCCTGCACAGCTCGGCCGCCGCCATCTGTGCCGCCGCGCACTACCGGGGCGTCGCCACGGTGGAGTACCTGCTCAGCGTCGACGGCACCATCTCGTTCCTCGAAGTCAACACGCGACTGCAGGTTGAACACCCGGTCACCGAGGAAACCACCGGGGTCGACATCGTCGCCGAACAGCTGCGCATCGCCGAGGGCCTGCCGCTGTCGGTGCAGGCCACCCCGGCACCCACCGGGCACTCGATCGAGTTCCGCATCAACGCCGAGGATGCCGCGCGCGGGTTCCTGCCCACCCCCGGGCTGCTCACCCGGTTCGAACCTCCCACCGGGCCCGGCATCCGGGTCGACTCCGGCGTGGAGACCGGCACGCTGGTCTCCGGCCGCTTCGACTCCATGATGGCCAAGCTCATCGTGACCGGGCCCACCCGCGAGATCGCCATCCGCCGTGCCCGCCGAGCCCTGGACGAGTTCGTGCTCGAGGGCGTCGCCTCGGTGCTCCCGTTCCACCGGGCGGTGCTCCGCGACGACGACTTCGCCGGCGGTGAGGCGCTGAACGTGCACACCCAGTGGATCGAGACGACCTTCGCCGAGCGGATCCCCGCCGACACGCTCCGCCCCGAACCCGTCGAGCCCGGCGTGACCAGCAGCTGGATCGAGATCGACGGCCGCCGGCACACCCTGCGGATGCCCGCCGGCACGGCCCCGGCCGCCCTCCCGCTCGCCGCGCTCGCCGGCGCCGGGGCTCCCGTGCGCGACGCGGCCGACACGGCTGCGGCATCCGTGGCGGGACTGGTGGCCCCGATGGCCGGCACCCTCATCACCTGGCTGATCGGCGACGGCACCGCGGTCGCCGAGGGGGACCCTGTGGTGGTGATGGAGGCCATGAAGATGGAGACCACCATCGTGGCCACCGGCCCGGGCACCCTGCGGCACCGGAGCGCCCCCGGCGATTTCCTCGCCGCGGGGGAGCAGCTGGCCACCCTCGACTGA
- a CDS encoding VOC family protein, producing MNAPTGILRGMSNVSYWAADHEVATAWYTELLGMPPYFQMPGYAEWRVGDYGHELGLIDARYAPQPWADVPGGAVLNWHVDDIRVALDRLLELGATMREEIRERGEGFTTAAVLDPFGNVLGVMTNPHYLQVLADATPDGEAARAGHPAG from the coding sequence ATGAACGCACCGACCGGCATCCTGCGCGGCATGAGCAACGTGAGCTATTGGGCCGCCGACCACGAGGTCGCGACGGCCTGGTACACCGAGCTGCTCGGCATGCCGCCCTATTTCCAGATGCCCGGCTACGCCGAGTGGCGGGTCGGCGACTATGGCCACGAGCTCGGCCTCATCGACGCCAGGTACGCTCCGCAACCGTGGGCGGATGTGCCCGGCGGCGCCGTGCTCAACTGGCACGTCGATGACATCCGGGTGGCCCTCGACCGGCTGCTCGAGCTCGGTGCCACCATGCGCGAGGAGATCCGGGAGCGCGGCGAGGGCTTCACCACGGCGGCCGTGCTCGATCCATTCGGCAACGTGCTCGGCGTGATGACCAACCCGCACTATCTGCAGGTGCTCGCCGACGCCACCCCCGACGGCGAGGCGGCCCGCGCCGGGCATCCGGCCGGCTGA
- a CDS encoding nuclear transport factor 2 family protein, whose protein sequence is MTPSTALPAAVTAYFTLMDTTEKRDIVDLFTADAVVTDDGRSYRGRGQIAAWLDTAASEYTVTSTRLSAEVVGGTITVTTRLEGNFPGGIVDLRNVFALDASGLIESLLITV, encoded by the coding sequence ATGACCCCCAGCACTGCACTGCCCGCCGCTGTCACCGCCTACTTCACCCTGATGGATACCACCGAGAAGCGCGACATCGTCGACCTGTTCACTGCGGACGCCGTGGTCACCGACGATGGCCGCAGCTATCGCGGACGCGGCCAGATCGCAGCCTGGCTCGATACTGCCGCCAGCGAGTACACGGTCACCAGCACCCGGTTGTCGGCCGAGGTGGTGGGCGGAACCATCACCGTCACCACGCGCCTGGAGGGGAACTTTCCCGGCGGCATCGTCGACCTGCGCAATGTCTTCGCGCTGGACGCTTCGGGGCTGATCGAGAGCCTGCTGATCACGGTGTGA
- a CDS encoding SDR family oxidoreductase, producing the protein MTALSPSSPPASYPPALSLAGRQALVVGGTSGLGAAVVHRLADAGARVLAVGRTAPDTTAPDTTSPDATTAAAARTILADATRPGTADLIATVVREEGGLDILVQVVGGSSTPGGGHATMTDDHWDDELSRNLLAAVRVDRALTPLLLERGAGAIVHVGSIQGRMPLFDGTLGYAAAKAALRTYSKGLANELAPQGIRVNTVSPGGIQSPSSIALAQRIAEARGLTEAEGMQLMMDSLGGVPDGRFAPATEIAEVIGFLVSPGAASVVGADITVDGGTVKTA; encoded by the coding sequence ATGACCGCTCTCAGCCCCAGTTCCCCACCGGCCAGCTACCCGCCCGCCCTCTCGCTCGCCGGCCGCCAAGCCCTCGTCGTCGGCGGAACCTCGGGCCTCGGCGCCGCCGTGGTGCACCGGCTGGCCGATGCCGGCGCCCGCGTGCTCGCGGTCGGCCGAACCGCACCTGACACCACCGCACCTGACACCACCTCACCTGACGCCACCACCGCCGCCGCCGCTCGCACGATCCTCGCGGATGCCACCCGACCAGGTACCGCCGACCTCATCGCCACGGTCGTGCGCGAAGAAGGCGGCCTCGACATCCTGGTGCAGGTCGTCGGCGGCTCCTCCACTCCCGGCGGCGGCCACGCCACCATGACCGACGATCACTGGGACGACGAGCTGTCCCGCAACCTGCTCGCCGCCGTGCGGGTCGACCGTGCGCTCACCCCGCTGTTGCTCGAGCGCGGCGCCGGCGCCATCGTTCACGTCGGCTCGATCCAGGGGCGGATGCCACTCTTCGACGGCACTCTCGGCTACGCCGCCGCGAAAGCCGCGTTGCGCACCTACAGCAAGGGTCTCGCCAATGAACTCGCCCCGCAGGGTATCCGGGTGAACACCGTCTCGCCCGGCGGCATCCAGAGCCCGAGTTCCATCGCGCTCGCCCAACGCATCGCCGAGGCCCGCGGCCTCACCGAGGCTGAAGGCATGCAGCTGATGATGGACTCACTCGGCGGCGTCCCCGACGGCCGGTTCGCGCCGGCGACCGAGATCGCCGAGGTGATCGGGTTCCTCGTCTCTCCGGGTGCCGCCTCGGTGGTGGGCGCGGACATCACCGTCGACGGCGGCACCGTCAAGACCGCCTGA
- a CDS encoding MerR family transcriptional regulator, with protein MTTMMTIGDFSRATRLSAKTLRFYHRVGLLAPAQVDPGNGYRMYSAGQIADAQVIRHFRSLDMPVQLIGEVLAAPGIEQRNELIAGHLGRLQDQLEQTRAAVAGLQGLLAASTTPLAVSHRSVPEMPALVISETIDLADLGRFYTAASRELARLLQSTALSATGSRGGIWSTELFLDERGEAILFVPVTSLDEPAEPLGRARLELLPAVDLAVATHHGTDDTIAQVYGALGEYVTARELGIDGPIRETYLDETADGVATTEIGWPIFRTGR; from the coding sequence ATGACCACCATGATGACGATCGGGGATTTCTCCCGGGCGACGCGCCTCAGCGCGAAGACGCTGCGGTTCTACCACCGGGTGGGGCTGCTCGCGCCGGCCCAGGTGGATCCGGGCAACGGCTACCGCATGTACAGCGCAGGGCAGATAGCGGATGCCCAGGTCATCCGTCATTTCCGCTCCCTGGATATGCCGGTGCAGCTCATCGGTGAGGTCCTCGCCGCACCCGGCATCGAGCAGCGGAACGAACTGATCGCCGGGCACCTCGGCCGGCTGCAGGACCAGCTCGAGCAGACCCGGGCGGCCGTGGCCGGGCTGCAGGGCCTGCTCGCGGCATCGACGACCCCGCTGGCGGTGTCCCACCGCAGCGTGCCGGAGATGCCGGCGCTCGTCATCAGCGAGACCATCGACCTGGCCGACCTCGGCAGGTTCTACACCGCGGCCAGCCGCGAGCTCGCGCGACTGCTGCAGAGCACGGCGCTCAGCGCAACGGGTTCGCGCGGCGGCATCTGGAGCACCGAGCTGTTCCTCGACGAGCGCGGTGAGGCCATCCTGTTCGTGCCTGTGACCTCGCTCGACGAGCCCGCGGAGCCGCTCGGCCGGGCGCGTCTCGAACTGCTGCCGGCGGTGGACCTGGCCGTGGCCACCCACCACGGCACCGACGACACCATCGCGCAGGTCTATGGCGCGCTCGGTGAGTATGTCACCGCTCGTGAGCTGGGCATCGACGGACCGATCCGGGAGACCTACCTGGACGAGACGGCAGACGGCGTGGCCACGACGGAGATCGGCTGGCCGATCTTCCGCACCGGTCGCTGA
- a CDS encoding aldo/keto reductase — MTDFITLNNDVRMPALGLGVFQSSAEDTAAAVESALRTGYRHIDTAAAYLNERQVGEGIRASGVNRDEIFIETKAWISQYGYDETLHAFDVSTRKLGVDTLDLLILHQPAPWQFDTTLEAYRALETLLGDGRVRAIGVSNFTGAHLERLMAERTVVPAVNQIELHPYFAQKENEAANTALGIVTQAWSPIGGITFYPGNWNDGTGKNPLNDPVIAAIGAEHGKTNAQVMLRWHVQHGRSAIPKSVRPERIAENFDIFDFELSADQLAQIDALDLGVRSGPDPDAVRPPGQFSIPEN, encoded by the coding sequence ATGACTGATTTCATCACGCTCAACAACGACGTCAGGATGCCCGCTCTCGGGCTCGGCGTCTTCCAGAGTTCCGCGGAGGACACGGCCGCCGCCGTCGAGTCCGCCCTGCGCACGGGGTACCGGCACATCGACACGGCGGCGGCTTACCTGAATGAGCGACAGGTCGGCGAGGGGATCCGCGCATCCGGGGTGAACCGCGACGAGATCTTCATCGAAACCAAGGCGTGGATCAGCCAGTACGGCTATGACGAGACCCTGCACGCGTTCGACGTGAGCACCCGCAAGCTCGGCGTCGACACCCTCGACCTGCTGATCCTGCACCAGCCGGCCCCGTGGCAATTCGACACCACCCTCGAGGCCTACCGGGCGCTCGAGACCCTGCTGGGCGACGGCCGGGTGCGTGCGATCGGGGTCAGCAACTTCACCGGGGCCCACCTGGAGCGGCTGATGGCGGAGCGCACCGTGGTTCCGGCCGTGAACCAGATCGAGTTGCACCCCTACTTCGCCCAGAAGGAGAACGAGGCCGCCAACACCGCGCTCGGCATCGTCACCCAGGCCTGGTCCCCCATCGGCGGAATCACCTTCTACCCGGGCAACTGGAACGACGGAACGGGCAAGAACCCGCTCAACGACCCGGTGATCGCCGCGATCGGCGCCGAACACGGCAAGACCAATGCGCAGGTGATGCTGCGCTGGCACGTGCAGCACGGGCGCAGCGCCATCCCCAAGTCCGTGCGCCCAGAGCGCATCGCTGAGAACTTCGACATTTTCGACTTCGAGCTCAGCGCCGACCAGCTCGCGCAGATCGATGCGCTGGACCTGGGCGTGCGCAGCGGCCCCGACCCCGACGCGGTGCGCCCGCCCGGCCAGTTCAGCATTCCCGAGAACTGA
- a CDS encoding glycosyltransferase family A protein, producing MVIFETSDSLARPSSKRRFPAALRGQRADRPRRPERQPTGPGTLSSADLGVAVQWADSRRARDLLAARATTDRVATEELLRRLREAVPTPSPTRRQAHALVALAGVLLHEATNPAGFADAALLYEAAFTAHGARVLPEHAQHLFASALIGAGRHAHADALLATWSHADPAQRQVDADRQNPHHRTETPVSPDAWRHAFNHVFAAAGLEPPRHAEATLEGSETAFDRLRAPQVTLVQGPLVTVIMSCYRPGPEIHTAIASIRAQSWQNLELLIIDDGSPAEYDGIFTELAALAVLDPRLRLVRQERNRGTYACRNIALDLARGDFVTMHDSDDWAHPRRLETQAAHLLENPDAPSNSSHALRVTDSLGLLQPRGRDLKLCEPSLMFRRERVLGLVGYFDTVTKGADSEFRRRIQAAFHRPSDLVRPEAPLTLQRYRSATLTGEEIRPFWMHDSRIAYASAYPLWHAAITAGTASPYRSTAVSPRPFPAPRDIVPGERGNEPLQLDVLFVLDLVTRERDRRNFRALELRIRTLAATGQRVGLAHLWGIGPKPLLPVHFDPRLQALVAEGVVQQVLTGTPVMAGRVVLPDPSALQFAASTPLPWLVGNVVAAARVPRALRHRGHVAWRHRDVLERATELFGVAPTWADGRRRR from the coding sequence ATGGTCATCTTCGAGACATCCGACTCTCTGGCGAGGCCGTCCTCGAAACGACGGTTCCCCGCCGCGCTCCGCGGCCAGCGGGCCGACCGGCCGCGCCGGCCCGAGCGGCAGCCAACGGGGCCGGGCACGCTCTCCAGCGCCGACCTGGGTGTGGCCGTGCAGTGGGCCGATTCCCGCCGCGCGCGCGACCTGCTCGCCGCCCGCGCCACCACGGACCGGGTGGCCACCGAGGAGTTGCTGCGCCGGTTGCGCGAGGCGGTGCCGACGCCCTCGCCCACCCGCCGCCAGGCGCACGCGCTGGTGGCACTGGCCGGGGTGTTGCTGCACGAGGCCACCAACCCTGCCGGCTTCGCCGACGCCGCCCTGCTCTACGAGGCCGCGTTCACCGCCCACGGCGCCCGGGTTCTGCCTGAGCACGCACAGCACCTGTTCGCATCCGCTCTGATCGGCGCCGGTCGTCACGCACACGCGGATGCCCTGCTCGCCACCTGGTCGCACGCAGACCCCGCGCAACGCCAGGTGGACGCCGACCGGCAGAACCCGCACCACCGCACCGAGACGCCGGTGTCGCCGGATGCGTGGCGGCACGCCTTCAACCACGTCTTCGCGGCGGCCGGACTCGAACCGCCCCGGCACGCCGAGGCCACCCTCGAGGGCTCCGAGACCGCGTTCGACCGGCTGCGTGCGCCCCAAGTGACGCTCGTGCAGGGTCCCCTGGTGACCGTGATCATGAGCTGCTACCGGCCCGGCCCCGAGATCCACACGGCCATCGCGTCCATCCGGGCGCAGAGCTGGCAGAACCTCGAACTGCTCATCATCGACGACGGCTCGCCCGCAGAATACGACGGTATCTTCACCGAGCTGGCCGCGCTCGCCGTGCTGGATCCGCGCCTGCGCCTCGTGCGGCAGGAGCGCAACCGCGGCACGTACGCCTGCCGCAACATCGCCCTCGACCTGGCCCGCGGGGATTTCGTCACCATGCACGACTCCGACGACTGGGCCCACCCGCGCCGGCTCGAGACCCAGGCCGCCCACCTGCTCGAGAACCCGGATGCGCCCAGCAATTCCTCCCACGCGCTGCGGGTCACGGACAGCCTGGGTCTGCTGCAGCCGCGCGGCCGCGACCTCAAGCTCTGCGAACCGTCGCTGATGTTCCGCCGCGAGCGGGTGCTGGGCCTGGTGGGCTACTTCGACACCGTCACCAAGGGCGCCGACAGCGAGTTCCGCCGCCGCATCCAGGCCGCGTTCCACCGCCCCAGCGACCTCGTGCGCCCGGAGGCACCGCTCACTCTGCAGCGCTACCGGTCCGCGACCCTCACCGGCGAGGAGATCCGGCCGTTCTGGATGCACGACTCGCGCATCGCCTACGCCAGCGCCTACCCGCTCTGGCACGCCGCCATCACGGCCGGCACCGCGTCGCCCTACCGGAGCACCGCGGTGAGCCCTCGGCCGTTCCCCGCGCCCCGCGACATCGTTCCGGGGGAGCGCGGCAACGAACCGCTGCAGCTGGACGTGCTCTTCGTGCTCGACCTGGTCACCCGGGAGCGCGACCGCCGGAACTTCCGGGCGCTCGAGCTGCGCATCCGCACGCTCGCGGCCACCGGACAGCGCGTGGGCCTGGCGCACCTGTGGGGCATCGGGCCCAAGCCGCTGCTGCCGGTGCACTTCGACCCCCGGTTGCAGGCGCTCGTGGCCGAGGGCGTGGTGCAGCAGGTGCTCACCGGTACGCCAGTGATGGCCGGGCGGGTGGTGCTGCCCGACCCGTCGGCGCTGCAATTCGCCGCATCCACCCCGCTGCCCTGGCTGGTGGGCAACGTGGTGGCTGCCGCACGGGTGCCCCGGGCGCTGCGACACCGCGGCCATGTGGCCTGGCGGCACCGCGACGTTCTGGAGCGGGCCACCGAGCTGTTCGGGGTGGCGCCCACGTGGGCCGACGGGCGTCGGCGCCGGTAG
- a CDS encoding TetR/AcrR family transcriptional regulator, producing MTVATPPVTTPPEVNPHYTPGAEKLLAAASELFYREGIHAVGVDAIAAAAGVTKKTLYDRFGSKEALAVAYLRGRDARWREHLERELALQPPGSVERILAVFDVSGRWAISDSSKGCSAINARAEMDDSAHPIALEAIRQKKWMREVFARLCQEAAVRDTDRVANTLMLLYEGALVTVGMETFADPFAAGRAAAAAILAAAV from the coding sequence ATGACCGTTGCGACCCCACCCGTTACGACTCCGCCCGAGGTGAACCCGCACTACACGCCCGGCGCCGAGAAACTGCTCGCCGCGGCCTCCGAGCTGTTCTACCGGGAGGGTATCCACGCGGTCGGCGTGGATGCCATCGCAGCCGCGGCCGGGGTGACCAAGAAGACCCTCTACGACAGGTTCGGGTCGAAAGAGGCGCTGGCCGTTGCCTACCTCCGCGGGCGCGACGCCCGATGGCGGGAGCACCTGGAGCGTGAGCTCGCCCTGCAGCCGCCAGGAAGCGTCGAGCGGATCCTCGCGGTGTTCGACGTGTCGGGCCGCTGGGCGATCTCCGACAGCTCCAAAGGCTGCAGCGCCATCAACGCGCGTGCCGAGATGGACGATTCGGCGCATCCGATCGCCCTCGAGGCCATTCGCCAGAAGAAGTGGATGCGCGAGGTGTTCGCCCGGCTCTGCCAGGAGGCGGCCGTTCGTGACACAGACCGCGTCGCGAACACCCTGATGCTGCTCTACGAAGGGGCCCTGGTGACCGTGGGCATGGAGACGTTCGCGGATCCGTTCGCGGCCGGCCGCGCCGCGGCGGCGGCGATCCTGGCGGCGGCGGTTTAG